The nucleotide window ATCATCAATTTTCTTGGCACAAAGGTTCTTGCAGCCGCAGCATTAATTGGTTTTTCAGCTGAGATTATTGGTGCGCTTGCAGTTGGTTTTTGGCTGCTTCTTACCCAAAGACATCACGGTCTAAGTGTGCTCTTTGATTCTTTTGGTGCCGCGGGCAGCCATAGCTACTTTTATGCCTTTGCTGCAGCAAGTTTAATTGGAACCTTTCTCTATTTTGGATTCGAAGCTTGTGGGGATGTAGCAGAAGAAGTACCCAATCCGGGTGGACTAATCCCAAAGGCCATGCGCCGGACAATTTACATTGGCGGTGCTGCAGCAGTTTTCGTTACCTTAGCTTTAGTTCTTTCCGTTGCTGATATTCCTGCAGTGATCGCCGGTAAGGACGTGGCTCCAGTTGATACCATTTTGACGAATGCTTTTGGTAACATGGGTGCAAAGATCGTACTAGGGATTGTCTTGATTTCATTCCTTTCATGTGCCATTAGTTTACAGGCAGCAGCCAGCAGACTTGCCTATTCTTATGGACGTGATGACATGATTATAGGAAGCCGGTTTTTAAAGAAATTTTCATCTGCCCGTCACATTCCACCCTATGCGTTGCTTCTTGCCGCTATTATTCCAGCGATCATTGTGCTTGGTTCAAAAGTGTCAGAGGATGCACTCACTAAGATCATCAGTTTTGCATCACTTGGCATTTATATTGGATTCCAAATGGTTGTCCTTGCCGCACTTCGGGCTAGACTAAAAGGATGGAATCCTAGTGGCAAATACCATTTGGGCAAGTGGGGACTGCCTGTTAATATTGGTGCACTTATTTACGGAATCCTTGCCATGATCAACATGTGTTGGCCAAGAACTCCGGATGCCCCCTGGTATGATAACTACATCGTCCTCGTTTCAGGAGTCGTAGTGGTTGGTATTGGTCTACTATATATGGCAATTCACCGCAGCTACGGACATAGCAACATGCCATATAATGATGCGATACCGAAAAAACACCAACACAATGACATATCTTTTAAATCTTGATTTACAAGTTGATTTAACGAAACAATCAATAACGTGGAGTCTTACCCAATGTCTAAATGCATCTAATTGTCCGCTCATAAGTTATTAAAAGCGGATAATTAGGTGCAATTTTTTGCATAAGTATAGTAATTGATTGCGGGGCGGCCTAACTATAAATGGAATCTCCTTCTAGAGATATACCTGTACCAATTAAAGGTTTCCATCTCACTGCTTTCCGCATAATCCGTAAAAAAAGATGTGGACCATCTCATTGATTAAGTTCATATTTCCGCTTTGCTTGATCATAGTAAGAAACTCACCGGAAAATTTCATACTCATATTTATATACATGAGGAATCCTTGTACAGAGATCTTCTCCGAAATTTCCCCATTTCTCTTGCCATCCTCAATCAATTGAATAAAGACTGGAATCACTTTTCGTTATACTGTTTTCTAAAAATTGGATGATTTCTTTATCTGCAGTGGACATTTGATTGATCATAAAAGGTATCAAAGAATGGGAGATTACCTTTTTCGAAGGGATGACCGGAAAGAACTTCCTTGATTTCATGGCAGAAATGAAGTGCGTCAAGGATCATGCAAAACGCAATGAACGTTTAAGATTCTTTGATTCTACAAATCTCGGCATATATCGGACGGTGACAAGCATTGAGATTCGCTAATCCTCTAATATTGGAAGGGGATTTCCAATTTTTGTAGAATTAATTCCGAAATTTGTAGAATAAGTTTTAATTTTGAAGAAAAATCTCCTCAATTGTAGATTTCCTTAGCTTTTTTGTAGAATTCCAACCCATACCTTTTTTAACTGAAACAAGCAATCCAAGACAAATTAAGCTTGGTTCGATACTATTTCTTTCCTATTCATTTTTTTATATAACTTTATATAAACCCAAACCGCATTTATGAGTAATACAGCACTGGTAATAAAGAAGACAGATCTGATACCAAAATGCCCTGCCATCTGTCCCCCTAAAGTTGTCCCGCCAAAGACCCCTAAATACCCTGACGACATGGTAATCCCAAACACTCTGCCCGTCATAAAATCTGGTGTAATTTTCTTAAGCAACGTATTAACAGATGGTATTAGGCCTGCTGTGGCCAATCCTAGAATAAATCTTAACCCCATTAATTGCCATGGGTTCGTTACAAAGGCTTGCGGTATAAAGATAAGCCCTGCCACTATAAGAGCTGTAAGGATTACTTTTTGTGTTCCAAGCTGATCAGACAGTTTGCCAAGACTTGGAGCGGCAATCATACTTGCCAGTCCAGAAGCTGAGAAAGTCATTCCGGCTAACAAAGCCACATGGCCAGAACTCTTCGTTAATTGTGTAATATAGAGGGTAATAATAGGTTCAATGGAATAAAGTGCTAGTGTTAGCGCAAAAAAAGTCACAAACAACGTGATGGTTAAACCTTTTTCAGGAATCTGCCTCCATATCTCCTTCATGGGAAGAACCTTTTTAGCTTGACGAATAAACAATTCTTTTACAAATAAGGCAGTAGCAATAAAGGATAAAATCAGTAAAGCACCTGTTATGAAGAATACATTTTGCAACCCCGTACTCTCGACCAAATAACCGCCAATGAGTGGGCCGAGCAAAGAACCTGCCGTACTGGCAGTTGAAAGTGTTCCAAGTGCATATCCCGCATGTTCTTTATCTGTTTGTGTAGCGATTAACGCTGTACATGCGGAGCCATAACCGGAAATGACTCCCAGCAATAATCGTAATCCAATCAGCTCATAGACATTGTGGGCCATCCCCATCCATCCGATCACAATACCCATTCCGAGGCTTGCCCGGAGCAGCATCGGTTTTCGCCCATATTTATCAGCTGCACTTCCCCAGATAGGAGAGAACACAGCTGAAATGATAAACGTAGCCCCGAAAGCAAATCCCGAATATTGCGCAATTATAGCGGCATGATGAATACCGAGGTGATCGATATAAAGTGGCAGTATGGGAGCAATTTGACTCAAGCCTATGCTCGACATAAACATCCCAAACCAACATACCATTAAGTTCCTTTTCCAGATTGGCATGAATGTCACCCCTCCTTTTAAGCTGCAAAATAAAACCAACAAGCCCCCCCTGTATGAGATGCTTGTTGGTTCAATTCACTATATTTAAAAATTAACGCAGGGTATCAATCCAAGTATCAACCGTTTGAACACCGGCTTGGCGCGGAAAAACCTTTTCTATAAGCACACGGTGAACTTCCGGATCGGCATCGAGACAGGCATCCGATAGCACCGTTAAGGAAAAGTCCTTATCTGCGGCTTCCCTTACAGTAGATAGGACAACGCCACTTGTCGAAATACCGCTAAGAACAAGTGAGTCGATTTGCTGTGAACGAAGAATGAGCTCAAGTGTACTGCCAGCAAATGCGCTAAAACGATACTTCGTGACAACCGGTTCATTTGCTTTGGGTTGTACGGATTCATGAATTTGTGTCCCCTGATCATTCACGGTCATGCCACCAGATTTTGCAATAGCGGAGAAGGCCTGA belongs to Neobacillus sp. OS1-2 and includes:
- a CDS encoding amino acid permease, producing MQGNQKDTMGGSAVEHVDSDASQLAALGYESEFRRDMSPWANFSLGFTYLSPVVGVYTLFAYALAQGGPPMIWGLIICGLGQLLVALVFSEVVAQFPVAGGVYPWARRLWGRKFAWMTGWVYLIALFVTIASVVYGAGPFLAQVLGFEISVNSTILCSIGILALSTIINFLGTKVLAAAALIGFSAEIIGALAVGFWLLLTQRHHGLSVLFDSFGAAGSHSYFYAFAAASLIGTFLYFGFEACGDVAEEVPNPGGLIPKAMRRTIYIGGAAAVFVTLALVLSVADIPAVIAGKDVAPVDTILTNAFGNMGAKIVLGIVLISFLSCAISLQAAASRLAYSYGRDDMIIGSRFLKKFSSARHIPPYALLLAAIIPAIIVLGSKVSEDALTKIISFASLGIYIGFQMVVLAALRARLKGWNPSGKYHLGKWGLPVNIGALIYGILAMINMCWPRTPDAPWYDNYIVLVSGVVVVGIGLLYMAIHRSYGHSNMPYNDAIPKKHQHNDISFKS
- a CDS encoding multidrug efflux MFS transporter encodes the protein MPIWKRNLMVCWFGMFMSSIGLSQIAPILPLYIDHLGIHHAAIIAQYSGFAFGATFIISAVFSPIWGSAADKYGRKPMLLRASLGMGIVIGWMGMAHNVYELIGLRLLLGVISGYGSACTALIATQTDKEHAGYALGTLSTASTAGSLLGPLIGGYLVESTGLQNVFFITGALLILSFIATALFVKELFIRQAKKVLPMKEIWRQIPEKGLTITLFVTFFALTLALYSIEPIITLYITQLTKSSGHVALLAGMTFSASGLASMIAAPSLGKLSDQLGTQKVILTALIVAGLIFIPQAFVTNPWQLMGLRFILGLATAGLIPSVNTLLKKITPDFMTGRVFGITMSSGYLGVFGGTTLGGQMAGHFGIRSVFFITSAVLLINAVWVYIKLYKKMNRKEIVSNQA
- a CDS encoding isochorismatase family cysteine hydrolase; translated protein: MQNKKTALLVMDLQNGIVSRFAENTEILTPFQKAIEAARQHHIPVIFVRVGFSEGYPEVNPQNQAFSAIAKSGGMTVNDQGTQIHESVQPKANEPVVTKYRFSAFAGSTLELILRSQQIDSLVLSGISTSGVVLSTVREAADKDFSLTVLSDACLDADPEVHRVLIEKVFPRQAGVQTVDTWIDTLR